A single genomic interval of Novosphingobium ginsenosidimutans harbors:
- a CDS encoding ATP-grasp domain-containing protein produces the protein MKIAFLACPATLPGSPTRRPDAFEHDLYLDAVRAGVASSGTVTDIDWRAPLDDLAQFDLAILGTPWDYTDAKDEFLARLGELEAAGVTVCNPLAVVRWNADKLYLKELAERGAVTIPTLWPERADPADVLAAFDHFGTDRVVVKRRVGAGAIGQDSFSRSNPPLAEWSLDQAAMIQPFLPAIQREGELSFIFVDGALSHTLLKQATGGDYRIQSLYGGTETPLEPAPADRAAAEAIMALLPFDQPPLYARIDMVRLEDGRLAVIEAELIEPYLYPEQGPNLGLLLAQGMARRLGN, from the coding sequence ATGAAGATCGCATTCCTGGCCTGCCCCGCGACCCTGCCCGGTTCGCCCACCCGCCGTCCCGATGCCTTTGAGCATGACCTCTATCTGGATGCCGTGCGTGCCGGAGTGGCCTCCTCCGGAACCGTAACCGACATCGACTGGCGCGCGCCGCTCGATGACCTCGCGCAATTCGATCTCGCCATCCTCGGCACGCCGTGGGACTATACCGACGCCAAGGACGAGTTCCTGGCGCGGCTCGGGGAGCTGGAAGCAGCCGGGGTGACGGTCTGCAATCCGCTAGCCGTCGTCCGCTGGAACGCCGACAAGCTTTACCTCAAGGAATTGGCAGAGCGCGGCGCGGTGACCATCCCGACGCTCTGGCCCGAGCGGGCTGATCCCGCCGACGTGCTGGCCGCCTTCGACCACTTTGGCACCGATCGGGTGGTGGTAAAGCGCCGGGTCGGCGCGGGCGCGATCGGGCAGGACAGCTTCTCACGCAGCAATCCGCCGCTGGCCGAGTGGTCACTCGACCAGGCGGCGATGATCCAGCCCTTCCTCCCCGCGATCCAGCGCGAAGGCGAGCTGAGCTTCATCTTCGTCGACGGCGCGCTCAGCCATACGCTGCTCAAGCAGGCGACTGGCGGCGATTACCGCATCCAGTCGCTCTATGGCGGCACCGAGACGCCGCTTGAGCCAGCCCCGGCGGACCGCGCCGCCGCCGAGGCGATCATGGCGCTGCTGCCCTTCGACCAGCCGCCGCTCTATGCACGGATCGACATGGTTCGGCTGGAGGATGGCCGACTGGCCGTGATCGAGGCCGAACTGATCGAGCCCTACCTCTATCCCGAGCAGGGGCCGAACCTGGGACTGCTGCTGGCGCAGGGGATGGCGCGGCGGCTGGGGAACTGA